The Asterias amurensis chromosome 19, ASM3211899v1 genomic interval GTTGTTAAACACCTatctgagcggaatgtttttaatggaaatggtattttaaactgtttataatgcacttgttcaccattttaatgtaattttgatatgtgtacacttctgaatttttcgtaattatcgactaAAAAATAAGGCCCCCAAAACGTTCTAAACCCACGGCGCGCGTCAAAGGGCAAtgcgtcatttgtgggagtttgctttgttatataTCTCCACGCTGCAACTAATCggtttacaaattggagctcccaactatgacgtttttgagagtgattacaaaacggagcttttcgcaaatctctcagaaaagcgctggatatgGATAttaaaaatgattgtttttttttttacacaattaattCTTTTTATAGTCATATGAGTCCTgtcaaaaaatatcacaggcatattactcagtgaaagtaccgagtatacagtgctaacacacatcagtgtatgggtaaaaaccaaaattattattctctTTCCCcccgatgaaaatttaacatctgctATATTTATTGTAAAGGTGTACCTAACCGACTCAGCAAGGTATATGAAGTAGAAGTCTTACTATGTGAGTTGTTTGTTCATATGAGTGCAACTCCTCCGTCCCACTCAGCAGCCACAGATTTGTTGACTACTACGGCGTTTGACTATGATGCTGGCACaaggtaaatacatgtacatacaagtACATCCCACACGcctctcttaaagacactggacactattggtaattgtcacagactagtcttctcacttaatgtatctcaacatatgcacaaaataacaaacctgtgaaaatttgagctcagatggtcgtcgaagttccgagataataatgaaagaaaaaatactactggcaattactgaaaaaaattgttagcataaaaccttactcggtatcgagcaatggaaagctgttgataatataaaacattgtgagaaacggctccctctgaagtaacgtagttttcgagaaagaagaaattttccactaaaataattgaaatgaataagatacctcagctgaggtcttgaattctaggcatctgaaagcacacaacttcgtgtgacaagggtgttttttctttcactattatcttgcaactttgacgaccaattgagctcaaattatcacagaaactataggtttgttattctatgcatatgttgagatacaccaagtgaatagACTGGTCGTTGAAGTAAAATGCAATCAACTTCCTacgacaagcgtgttttttctttcactactctctcgcaacttcaatgaccaattgagttcaaatttttttgtgcatatgttgagatacgccaagtgggaagactggtctttaacaattaccaaaggtgtccaatgtctttaatgaaAACCAAAGTAAGTCTTatgctgtttgtttttaaaagcagtggacactattggtaattgtcaaagactagccttcacagttggtgtacctcaacatatgcataaaataacaaacctgtgaaaatttgagctcaatcggtcatcaaacttgcgagataataatgaaagaagaaaacacccttgtcacacgaagttgtgtgcgtttagatggttgatttcgagacctcaagttctaaaatctgaggtctcgaaatcaaattcgtggaaaataacttctttctcgaaaactatggcacttcagagggagccgtttctcacaatgttttatactatcaacctctccccattactcgttaccaagtaaggtttcgtgcttacaattattttgagtaattaccaatagtgtccactgcctttaatatagaaAAAGAAAACGGGTAACAAGACCATTAGTTTGATGACCAGTATAGCTAGTTGGAAGAAAATATTGTTGAAGTGTGCTTTGGTTTTATTATCGAAAGAAAAAGGGTAACCAGACCATTAGTTTGATGACCAGTATGACATTCtgtgggtgtcgtggccgagcggatatgAGGACCGAACTcatgctctggtgtttctgttcagcagagtgtggatttgaatcacggtcctgacacttgtgtctctgagcaagacacttaaccataagcttctctccacccaggggtaaatgggtacctgtgagggcagaattggttcttgtgattgactattcataaatacctcagacagtttcgctattcctaatggtggagagcgcgtcacgtgggggtgtttaaacctttgataatgaccagtaaaaattgTTGAAACTGGGGCGTGACAtgcaagcttgcacctgtgcttataagacaatTTCTGTAATCCTAATGGTCGAGAGCAGTTGTGCCACAACACGCGATaagcgcgacgcgcacagcaatctccttttaaataagagggccttaccatttcatagctggaggggtgttgtgttgaaagaaatcattgaacaattgtaatttttgcatttattttactttttgacaaaaagtgttgatgttttttgaccaacagggtaattatgaatgggaatcaaaacTAGTTTTAAAcccgctgaggcctggttcttgatagtctaccttgacttcgtctcggattaaaccactagttgaaaatctcttcatcacacattgattcccttattaagctcagtgtgctacatatttggcggcacaggctgtatactccccagagagctgagattgtttaaggaatgatttaaggcccagtgaccagggctgaatttcatagagctgcttaaagcacaaaattttgcttcagcaaaaaaatccttgcttagtaaaatcagattactggccaagactccactcaattgttatgctaagtaaacaaaagctaaataccagtcacaaccaatgtatatggcatgaaattttggccagtaacatgtgtaaaataagcaagctattttcgtgctcaagcaaatttttgctagagcagctgtatgaaattggccccaggggtaaaaaatgttgaagcgccatgagcaacACTGCGtaacggacctgagcgctatataagaagccactattatttattatttttgttattattctcATGTTCATTTTTTCTAGGTGCAAATATCATGAAGATAATGAGGTACCAATGGATTACTGTGCCTTGGGAAAAACCAAGAAGAACTGGTAAGAACCAAAagtaatataagttatcacacaagcgcgagtggaatacggaaaaatatagcgcttctgcgtcccatatccaacgaggccgaaggccgagtttgatatgggacgcagacgcgctatattttccatatttccacgagcgtgcgtgtgataacgtatttatcttcaagcaaacttggcgcgtgacataggacacacaagacgcatggtagtgatattagccgtgcaatatagatttttatcaccactccattctgccaatctgattggaggattagcgcgtacttgaaaaTAATAGTCATTATCCTCAAGCAGGCCTGAAaccttgattctgattggtcgatccatGGCAACAAGGAGTGTGATATTAACTTTTACAttacacccaagcagatccttgccatttgatttgGAGGATTTTCcatcacgtgatagcaaatgaAAGTATTATTGCACGCTATGTCACTCACCATCAaagagctatatatatagctctatgctcaccgtgcatttttcgttccattcagcgtgcattttttgttccatctagcgtgcatttttttaatgttccatctgaaaagtactattgcaagGCGCATAAACCATCattgcgtgcgcgtgtctttgttAACGCAACAGTACAGTTACTGCAAGTATGCTGCAAGGCACTTACTACATTACGTCGCCCGCGTGTCTCAATACAGCTGAACGCACATGTTCACTGTTGAGCCCAACAGGCGAACCAAAAGAAACGGTGTAATGTAAGAATTAGAAATTGCATGCCTACGCCTTATTTGTTTTGAGAGTTGTATCCTCCCATCAAAATGACAatgatctacttggatgttgtataaaacaaataatgaatgtttttcattcatgCAATTGTCATGAGTTAAAAGGTGAAATGTTCTTTTCAACttggctccgcctcgttgaatagaacgtTCCACTCATGAAAATATGAGTGGAACCATTGCACTCACAAACATTCATTGTATGTATAATATTGTATGACCCATATCACACCCTGTGTATTGTGTGTTCGGACTCCGCGTATTGCGCTTTTTTAAGCTTTACGCAAAACAGCTTACATTAAAAAAGAAGCTAGTGTAAATTCTGAAGGGGTGCATTTGCGTCAAATGCTGATTGCCACATGCAGAGCgtaaagtttgcttgaagataaattcatTATTCCACGCGTGCTCGTGGAAATACAGAAAATGTAGCGCATCTGGGGacacaaaataattgcttaagcacgaaaatagctcgcttattttacacatgttagtggcaaaaatttcatgccatatacactgcttatgactagtatttagctgttgtttacttagtataacaattaagtggagtcttggctggtaatctgattttactaagcaatgaattttttggttaagcaaaattttttggtTGAGCAggtctgtgaaattgggcccagaacttaAAAGTCCACTAAATCACTTGGCCACGTCACTCCACAACTAAAGAAAATTAGTGTTTGAGATTCAATGTCAATGCAAAATTCGACAAAATGTTGACCccataaaatggctgaccgtgttagttcctgacatgtttgtgtgggttattactaaccacatgcatttcataacaaatggttcaaacgctattcaaagaccaacttgcccGATCCAGGGCACTGtgtcccttaaagacactggacacctttggtaattgtcaaagaccagtcttctcacttggtgtatctcaacatacatatatgcacaaaattgcGAGAaaagaatggaagaaaaaaacactaatcAAAATCTAAtcctgaggtctcgatatcgaactcgtggaaaattgcttctttctcaaaaactatgttacttcagagcgagccgtttctcacaatgttttatacttatcaaaagctctctattgctcgttaccaagtttttatgctaacaattatgttgagtaattaccaatagtgtccaatgcctttgaaAGTGTGTTTTTGTAACAATATTTGTATCACTGATGCCATAATTAATGCACtgtcaaattgtgtttttttgtgctcTAATTAACGCActatcttgtttttgttttgttttttttgcggtTTCTGTATAAGTGTGCTCTAATTAGCACActatcaaattgttttttttggttGCGGTTCTGTATAAGTGTGCTTTATTAACGCATtatcaaattgtgttttttgttgcagTTTCTGTATAAGTGACGCTTTAGCATCGTTATACAACATTGAGCTGACATCTAGCCATCTCCCTGAGAGGCAAGATGATAGTTCTTGTCTTGTTATCCCTCCGTCGGTTTACAATTCTCAATATTCTAGCATCAAACCACAAACGCAACATCCTAAGAATGCCGTCATTGGTGGAAGAGGAATGGATGTAGATGTGAGAAGGAAGGAGGTAAACGGCATGGACCATCAGCCCACTAGGGTGAGTCTTATAAATAGAATTAGAATTATATACTAAAAGGCagtgttggtaattactcaaaataattgttagcataaaaacttacttggtaacgagtaatttgTAAACAGAAGGTGGTTCATGAAGTGAAGGAGGAGCCGTTAAGAAGACCCACAtctgagagctgttgattataaaacattttgagaaatggctccctctgaagtaaggtagttttcaagaaagaagtgattttccacgaatttgattttgagacctcagatttagattttgaggttttcaGCTGCAGTAACTAATAACTGCTGTAActtataaataagggaatcaatgtgaggtgaagaggttttcaactagtggtttaatcccatcgaggcctggtttttgataattttaaattataaagaaccaggcctcagcaCGTTTAAGCCACTAGAtggaaaccgattcaacacactttgattcacattcataaataccttttcggtcaaaaacatcatcaccttttggtcaaaaagtaaaataaatgcaaaattgttaaatgatttctttcaacacaacacccctccagctaaagccctccgccgccctcgggtaaacaactccttataagggaatgctgagCGCGTATCGCgtaatgtggcacaactgttccagctgtttgctctcgaccaataggaatgaagaaactgtcttataagaggAGGTGCAAGgtcgtgtgtcacgcccatgaattaacactttttactggtcataaacaaaggtttatacacacccacgtgacgcactctccaccaataggaatagcgaaactgaggtattaatgaatgttattttataatttgtaaACAGAAGGTGGTTCAGAATCCTGAAGTGAAGGAGGAGCCGTTAAGAAGACCCACATCTGTCAGTAAGTATCAtattactattggtaattactcaaaataattagcataaaaacttacttggtaaacgagcaatggagagagcttttgatagtacaacaaaattgtgagaaacggctccctttgaagtaacttagttttcaaaaagaactaattttcaacaaatttgatttcaaaacctcatctagattttgaggtctccaaatcaagcatctgatagcacacaacttcgtttgacaagggtgttttttctttcattattatctcacaacttcgacgaccaattgaattcaaattttcacaggtttgttattttgtgcatatgttcaaatacaccaagtgagaagactagtctttaataataaccaattagtgtccagtgtccttaaatGAGCAGaatgtttataaaaaagcaaATGATGACCCAGACTTACCTTTTTTATGATTCCATTTTTGTCCATataacaggggccaatttcatagagctgcttaagcaaaaaatttgcttaagcacgtaaacagcacgcttattttacacatgttactggccaaaatttcatggcatatacattgcttgtgactggtaattAGCTGTTTTGTTGGCATAACAGTTGAgaggagtcttggccggtaatctgattttttaagccaggatttttttgcttaagcaaaattttgtgcttaagcagctctatgaaattgggcccaggtccttACCAGCATTATTAAAATGTCCCACTTTTGTTGTTATAGGTGTTACCAGTTTTCtagctgctaagcaaattcaACCAATGAAAGACAGAGAGATGGGAACTAAAATGGCACCgagcacaggtttgttaatgttTTCATCCGCTTggatttaatttctttttggggggaaacatttattttctttaagtGTTTTCCttcaaggtatgtgggactacgtttttgGAATATCTCCCACCATGTAATGGGTGACGCAATatacagccaatcaaaccaggaacaccggggcgaaccttGTCatgaaaaaacgtttttaacGAATAATTGTCGCCTCAttatcagtgagacgaaaactattttcatggtattgttttactcatttctcaaaaactacagctccaCAACAACTTAGGTTTTCAGgaaagctttatactatcattatctccaaactgtgtttagtgtaaatctttagacattgtgtttttcgttctacaaaaagtacatagaccctttaaaggcagtaggcACTtatggtagttactcaaaataataatcagcatAAAGCCTCACTGGGTAAaaaataatggggagagtttgatagtataaaacattgtgggaaatagctccctgtgaagtgacgAAGATTTCGAGATCGAAGTAGTTTTCCCCGAATTTGACTTTGACttttcaagtttagaatttgaggtcttgaaatcaagcatctgaacgcacacaacttcgtgtgacaagggtgttttttctttcatagttatctcgcaacttcaacaaccaattgagctcaaattttcacacgtttgttattttatgcatgttgatatacaccaagtgagaagactggtctttgataattaccaatagcgccactgcctttaataagtgttTGTATCAAGCCATGAAAGAAAAATGAATTTGAATGACTCTTATTTTCTTTCCTTGCTCTTATAGATTTACCTTCAAAGTTTGCTCTTCCGGCATCTGCACCTTCACCCTCTGTTCTACCTCTCCCTGGTGCCTCCTGGCAAGGACCTCCGAAGGTTTCTCACGGaggtaggtcaaaggtcacaatgATAATTGGGGAAACTGAGTGGATCTTTTCGATAAGGAAGTTTAAGCAAATAGATTACATATACTTACTTGAAGGAAAAACATGAAGGAAAACCAAATGCTTGAGTTTGTGCGATGAAAGTAATTTTTCCAGTAATTTTTTCAACGAATCCAGTAGGGTCATAtttcggtcgtcaaagttgcaaaatatGCCTTTGTAACCCGaggttgtttgctttcagatgcttgattttgagacctcacatgtgaggtctcgaattcaattcaaatattttactgagaaattactcctttctcaaaaactttgttacttcagagggagctatttctcacaatgttttattacttGGTTAtcattttcgttctcgttatcggggcctgtgtgaccgggcctttacaccTTATTAATAATAGACTATGAATGAGAGTCAAGGAACTGAGCTCTTAGGTTTTAACAAACACGGATAGAGAAGGTGAAGATTTAAGAGAATCATTTAAACTATTCCAATATGCCCTGatggacaacactgtttttaGACTTTGATGTTCTATTAAATTGGACGAATAAAATTACCCTTAGCGCTACAAAACCAGGTCTGGAAGAACATACCAGGTGAAATGGATAAAAAAAGTGGGCAGTGGACACCAGGTGGGTTTATCGGAGGGCGTTTTTTTACCGTGGAAGAAAATATCTCATCCCTTACGTTCCATACTTATCCAaatctatgctaacaattattttgagtaatcaccaatagtgtccagtgcttttaaaggaaaggtgcacgtttggtaattgtcaaagaccagtcttgtcactaggtgtatcccaacataagcataaaataacaagcctgtgaaaatttgagctaaaatggtcatcaaagttacgagaaaatgatgagagaaaaaacacccttgttagacgaatttgtgtgctttcagataggaataaaagtcttctggccagaagtcttttattattgtagtgagaaattacctctttctcatagcctatgctactttagagggagccgtttctcacaatgttttatactatcatcagctctccaatgctcgttgccaagtcagtttttaagttaatgtttgttttgataattaatcaaacgtgtacctcccctttaaagcACAATCTATGTTATTTCATTTGATTCTACAGAGGAATTGGCTGATCAGCTGAATGCCAAATGTAACATGAACCCTATGGTTGGAATTGGACTTGGACGTGGACTTGGACGTGGTTTTATAAGAAACACCAATCAGTGACAAGAAAAGAACTTTccatcccccctccccccccccacctccgaACTGGATCGGGGACTGCCTTAATATTGCCGCAACAAACGATGTAGAAAAGGTTGTTGTGTAAGCAAGTGGTAAGCGAGAGATTCAAGCATCAAACTTATGCAtggtaaatttgtactggagcatttcaagggcaccaaggcaatgatgcccttggggcatggaggcaattacctTTGTTGCcatttaatttgttgttatcTGTAAGGGGTGTTGAGATCCAAGATGGACCAATATTGGCGTCTCAGGTTTTTTAACGATGGTAGAATCAATTGAAGTACAGAGATCTACTATCTTCCAGAAAACTCGATTAATACCTTTTCAAGTTATAGGTTATTAAGGTTACAAATAAGTCGCAGATGAGctctcaactcctgcgaaaaacttgttttaaaaacagccctgtgacgtaACATTCGCCTCCGgacacattcgcaggaagtatgaatcgggctttATTCGTATCCAATGAGAATCACAAAATCATACTCAGTTTTGACAACCATTTTCAGCTATTTACTTAGTATAAGCttttgtaattatgtttgtattGTGCGAAAGTGGTGATTGGTGAGCATTATCTAAGACATTTTTCAAaatctggtgtttttttttgtttttttaaagaaagctCAATGAGTTATTAAAGGACACCGAGTGAGAGAGCAGACTGCTCCTCATCTTtgatttcaataaaataaatattcatttttgATATCCAATCATGCCCTATATCTTTTATCAAGCATTCGCCACTTTCAAGCTAAAAAGACACTGTAGacctttgttaaaaaaaacacccttttttcaGTTCACAGATATTAACTTGCTATTCTGTGTCTTTTTGGAGCATTGCCTACAAGCTCTGCTTCTAAAATGGATCCCTATGCGGTTTCAGTTTTTCTTCTTGATATATTGTTACTATATTCTTTAGTGATGTCTTTTATTTGTTAATActgtgaacaataaaataaaccttgaaccttgaattGTGTAACcttcatttttttctgctaagcaagatgttTCTACAACACaaccagccaaagattgcaatacatacatgtagtacacgaGAGTAGTTGGTCTCTACTCTTtcaacgggaaaccagccaaaaaTTGCAGTACATAGTAcatgagagttagctggtctctactctttcaacgggaaaccagccaaaaaTTGCAGTACATAGTAcatgagagttagctggtctctactcttacaacgggaaaccaATCAAAAATTGCAATACATAGTACATGggagttagctggtctctactcttacaacgggaaaccagccaaagattgcaGAACATAGTACATGAGAGTTAGCTGCACCaatgtgtttgctttcagatgcctaaaaaggggcTTCAGGGctgtgtttttagttttgtttacattgggAAACcaatacataagtcaatgggaaactacacaaccatacataagtcaatgggagagttagctggtctctactcttacaacgggaaaccaATCAAAAATTGCAATACATAGTACATGggagttagctggtctctactcttacaacgggaaaccagccaaagattgcaGAACATAGTACATGAGAGTTAGCTGCACCaatgtgtttgctttcagatgcctaaaaaggggcTTCAGGGctgtgtttttagttttgtttacattgagaaaccaatacataagtcaatgggaaactacaagactatacacaagtcaatgggaaactacacacccatacataagtcaatgggagagttagctggtctctactcttacaacgggaaaccaACCAAAAATTGCAATACACAGTACATaagagttagctggtctctactcttacaacgggaaaccaACCAAAAATTGCAATACATAGTAcatgagagttagctggtctctactcttacaacgggaaaccaACCAAAGATTGCAGAACATAGTACATGAGAGTTAGCTGCACCAATGTGTTTGCTTTCAGCGGCTAAAAAGGGGCTTATCAGGGCTGTgtagtttgtttttacattggGAAACcaatacataagtcaatgggaaactacacaaccatacataagtcaatgggagagttagctggtctctactcttacaacgggaaaccaACCAAAAATTGCAATACATAGTACATGggagttagctggtctctactcttacaacgggaaaccagccaaagatcGCAGAACATAGTACATGAGAGTTCTGCACCaatgtgtttgctttcagatgcctataaaaAGGGGCTTATCAGGGCTGTgtagtttgtttttacattggGAAACcaatacataagtcaatgggaaactacacaaccatacataagtcaatgggagagttagctggtctctactcttacaacgggaaaccaACCAAAAATTGCAATACATAGTAcatgagagttagctggtctctactcttacaacgggaaaccagccaaagattgcaGAACATAGTACATGAGAGTTAGCTGCACCaatgtgtttgctttcagatgcctaaaaaggggcTTCAGGGctgtgtttttagttttgtttacattgagaaaccaatacataagtcaatgggaaactacaagactatacacaagtcaatgggaaactacacacccatacataagtcaatgggagagttagctggtctctactcttacaacgggaaaccaACCAAAAATTGCACTACATAGTACttgagagttagctggtctctactcttacaacgggaaaccaACCAAAAATTGCAATACATAGTAcatgagagttagctggtctctactcttacaacgggaaaccagccaaagattgcaGAACATAGTACATGAGAGTTAGCTGCACCAATGTGTTTGCTTTCAGCGGCTAAAAAGGGGCTTATCAGGGCTGTgtagtttgtttttacattggGAAACcaatacataagtcaatgggaaactacacaaccatacattaGTCAATGggagagttagctggtctctactcttacaacgggaaaccaACCAAAAATTGCAATACATAGTACATGggagttagctggtctctactcttacaacgggaaaccagccaaagattgcaGAACATAGTGCATGAGAGTTCTGCACCaatgtgtttgctttcagatgcctataaaaAGGGGCTTATCAGGGCTGTgtagtttgtttttacattggGAAACcaatacataagtcaatgggaaactacacaaccatacataagtcaatgggagagttagctggtctct includes:
- the LOC139951643 gene encoding protein maelstrom homolog codes for the protein MPPKKKNNKKKQCNGFYMYMLDKKRGFEIECGKDLTMPEMVSLAHPGWKYLSDEERLKYNVRAKSYSQQENRHNLQAGAGKMDCTGQLINERVDFLALNDRRRSDERRKLIEKWPVENAVCMEKFHLISFETLCELPDEQGYLPCEIACVSYSLYAGIIDVYHQYVDPGRLPIGYRYLCQSKSDETNKIPVSNFELATANYRQIWIELCDFLNPQQHSVFPPVFCQFQRRNEVEGCLRWLSDHAGVPNRLSKVYEVEVLLCELFVHMSATPPSHSAATDLLTTTAFDYDAGTRCKYHEDNEVPMDYCALGKTKKNCFCISDALASLYNIELTSSHLPERQDDSSCLVIPPSVYNSQYSSIKPQTQHPKNAVIGGRGMDVDVRRKEVNGMDHQPTRKVVQNPEVKEEPLRRPTSVSVTSFLAAKQIQPMKDREMGTKMAPSTDLPSKFALPASAPSPSVLPLPGASWQGPPKVSHGEELADQLNAKCNMNPMVGIGLGRGLGRGFIRNTNQ